The genomic stretch TACTAAATAACTATGTGCGGTATATATATGACCAACCTGCCGGTAACTGAAGAAAATGTGAGAGGCAGGATGAAGGAGATAGATTTTAGAGGACCAGATAATTTAGGTTATCAGAAGGTAAACTCTATAACTATGTCTCACCTCAGGCTTTCAATTTTAGATTTGGAAAGTAGATCCAATCAGCCTTTCCGGTATGAGCATCTTCATATTGTTTTTAATGGTGAGATTTACAATTTTTTGGATATAAAGGAAGAGCTTATTGCTAAGGGTTACACCTTTGACACAACAAGTGACACTGAGGTATTGATAAAAGGATATGATGCTTGGGGAAAAGATTTGCTCCCGCGCCTCAATGGAATGTTTGCCTTTAGTATATATGACGAAAGTAAAAACGAGATTTTTAGTGCCCGGGATAGGTTAGGGGTAAAACCGTTTTTTTACTATTGGAACAAAGGTAACTTCGAAATATGTAGCCAGCTTAGACCTTTGATAAAAGCAGATAGTAAAATATCTGAAGAGGCCGTTTCAATTTATCTGGATTGTGGATATGTGCCCAGCCCATTATCAATTATAGAGAATGTGTACAAGCTAAGGCCCGGTAATTTTATGATTATCAACCTTAATACAGGTGAAAAAAGCATTAAAGAATACTGGGGACTTGAGCCTGTAGTAGAGCGAAATGTTTCTTATGAAGATGCTCGTGAAGAAATACATCAATTGCTAAATGACGCGGTAAAAATAAGGCTCCACGCGGATGTTTCTTTGGGTTCATTTTTATCAGGTGGAGTGGACTCAGCTTTGGTAACCGCTATTGCAGCAAAAAATAGCCCTACTAAAATCAAAACTTTTTCAATTGGTTTTGATGATCCGCGTTATGATGAAAGCCAGGCTGCAGCAGAATATGCCAAAATTTTAGGTACGGAACACACGGAAATAATGTGTAGCCCTAAGGATGCGCTGGAAATGCTACCACTTTTAATAAAAGCTTATGATGAACCCTTTGCTGACAGCTCTGCTCTTCCTTCCCTATTACTTAATAAAGTTACAAAGCAACATGTAACTGTAGCTCTATCAGGTGATGGTGGAGACGAAAGTTTTTTGGGATATAATAATTTTTATGCTTTGGAGAGGTTTAATCGGATTAGCCGTATCCCATCGGCTTTACGAAAGATTGCATTTGGAATTTTATCTAGACTACCCGGTAAAGCTTCTCTTAAAAATAAATTCAAAATATTAGGAATTACCGATTCAGATGAATTTACACTAAAACGCTTTATTGGATATAATTCTATTCAGAGGAAAAGAAAACTCACTTGGGTGAATAAATTTTACTCGGAGTATAAAGAAAACTCATCCAATTCTTTGCAACGAATGGCTGACCTAAATATTAAGCTTTGGCTTGAAAATGATAGCAATACAAAGGTAGATAGGGCAAGTATGGCAAGTTCGGTTGAAGTAAGAAGTCCATTCTTAGATTATCGTATAATTGAAGCGGCTAGAGAGCTACCTGTGTCATATAGATATGGAAATGGACAAAGAAAGAAAATATTAAAAGATATTCTTGAGGACTATATTCCTAAGGAAGTTTTTACAAGACCTAAAAAAGGGTTTTCAATACCTCTTAGTAAATGGATTCAACAGGATCTGAAGCAAGAGTTTTATGAGGCTTTGACAGATTCTTTTTTTGAAAGTATTCCTAATTTAAATGTAAAGAAAGCCAGAGCATATTTAGAAGATCATATGAGTGGTAAAGATGACCATTCTTTTAATTTATGGAAGCTTTTTGTGCTGTCAAAATGGATGAAGGAATTTGGTTTTCACAATAAATAGTTGATATGTTTAAAAGGGTGAGAAATTTATTTCGTTGGTATTTTATGGCACCGGAGAAATATGCGCGTCACGTTGGTGTCAAGATGGGTGAGAGATGTAGAATAGCTACCAAATATTGGGGCTCTGAGCCATATCTTATTGAGATTGGTAATCATGTGCAAGTAACTGAAGGCGTAAAGTTTTTCAATCATGGAGGAGGTTGGGTATTTAGAGAGAAGCATCCTAAATTGGACACATTCGGTAAAATCAGAGTAGGCAATAATGTTTACATCGGTAACAATGCAATAATATTACCTGGTGTCAGTATTTCAGATAATGTAATAGTAGGGGCAGGGGCAGTTGTTACAAAAAGTATACTAGAAGGTGATATTGTAGCAGGAAACCCCGCAAAGGTTGTGGGTACGGTTAGAGAATTAGAATCAAAGATCTTGAAGTATAATGTAAATACTAAGGGTTTAACCCCAGATCAGAAAAAAGCGCACCTTCTATCGTTAGATAATGAATGGTTCTTAAAAAAGTAAACTTCCATTAGCTATTGATTTCATCATATATTATTGGGAAGTTTCATATTGAACTTGGAATAGTTAGCTGATATGAAAGCGTTAAATGTTATTTAAAACCAAATATTTATAAAGACTCATTAAATTGGTTAGAACCTACTTAATCTTGTTTTTCGAAATTTTAATTGCGATCCTGCTCGCTTTGGAATTAGTTTATGTTCCTACCGTTCTCAGTTCGGATTTTTTGGGGAGAGTACTTGTATACGTTTCTGTAGCCAGTGGTCTGTTTTTTCTGAGAAAAGAGAATCAGTATGCTTTAAAAAGACAGTATTTAAAGATTTCTAACCTTTTCTTGATTGGGTTTATTATTGTCCATTTTCAAATTTATCTAGACTATGTACTAGGCGGATACCCTGATTTTGGTTTTGATGTTATGATAAATGACAGGTTGGTGCCTAAGGCGAGCTTGATTTCAGCTTTGGCTCTGGTTTCTTATTATATAGGATATCTTTTTGCTTCTTACTTTAAAACAGGAACTAACCATATACAGGTCAACCGTATTTCTACCGTAATACACTCTAACAAAGGAGTACTGTTGCTGATGGTTGTTTTTCTCTTATTGTTTTTGTTTTCAGCAAACTGGGATTATTTTAATGGCAACTATGGAAGTGTGTCAGTGGGTTCATTGGCTGATTATGCCCAGGAAAGTCTGCTCCTAAGCATGATAGGTTATGTGTTGTTATTTGTGAGGAACGAACGCCTAATAGGACGTATGTATGGTAATTTTATTTTTTATATAAAGTCACTGGGAAGCACTTTCCTAGTTATTTGCGGAATTTACCTTTTTTTGGTTTTGATATCTGGAGACCGCGGACCTATTCTACAGTTCGGAATAAGTTTGTTTGGAGGGTATGTACTGCTCGCTAAGCGGAAAATGAAATTTACCGTGGTGCTATTATTCATATTTGCTGGAGCTACCTTTATATCTCTTTTAGGTTTTGTAAGAGAAATTGGTAATGGAACTGATTTTTGGGGTAGGGTTGATAAAGCCTACACACTCCGGGAGACAAGTAGTATTCAGTCAAGTATTTCACCCAGCACATTGGAGTTAGCAGGTTCTGTGAGAACGATGCATGCTGCTGTTGATTATGCAGAAAGTCGAGGCCATACGAATGGTCTGTTTCAGGTGTTTCAGGTTATATCCATTGTACCAGGAGCTGGTACGGTTGTAAAATATTTTACAGGTATGGAAAACACCGATTTTAAGTCAAGCGCATTTCTTACTAGGCATATACTTGGGGCAAACCCAGATAGAGGTCTTGGAACTACTGTTGTAGCCGATATATTTTTAGATTTTGGGACAATGGGTGCTGTGGTGATTTTCTTTCTATTTGCTTGGTTTATCCGTTATCTGGAGGTGAATGTATATTCTGCTCAGTTCTTTAGGTTATCCACCTTAGCTTTGTTTTTTATTTTTCTTTCGCAGGCTCTTTACATCGGTCGCTCTACAATATTGGTGCTATTCAATGAGGTGGTATTTCTATATGTTTTACTGAAGGTTGGTTTATTTGTAAACTCTTTTTTAGGTTATAAAAAAGTAAAAGTCTCTGATAAATGAAGGCATTGAAATCTATTGTGTTGGTCGTAGGTCAGCTGGGTAACGGAGGTCTTGAGCGTCAATTGGCCTTCTTACTTCCTGAGCTACAAAACAAAGGGGTTATTGTGCGATGTGTGGTGTGGAATTACGAAGAAGATGATATTTACACAAAACCTATCAGAAAACTTTTAGGTAAGAACTTGGTGGGATTACCCTCAAAAAAAGGAAGTATCTCTAAGATATTGGCATTAAGAAAATTACTACGAGAATTCAGACCTGATTTAGTTT from Owenweeksia hongkongensis DSM 17368 encodes the following:
- the asnB gene encoding asparagine synthase (glutamine-hydrolyzing), translated to MCGIYMTNLPVTEENVRGRMKEIDFRGPDNLGYQKVNSITMSHLRLSILDLESRSNQPFRYEHLHIVFNGEIYNFLDIKEELIAKGYTFDTTSDTEVLIKGYDAWGKDLLPRLNGMFAFSIYDESKNEIFSARDRLGVKPFFYYWNKGNFEICSQLRPLIKADSKISEEAVSIYLDCGYVPSPLSIIENVYKLRPGNFMIINLNTGEKSIKEYWGLEPVVERNVSYEDAREEIHQLLNDAVKIRLHADVSLGSFLSGGVDSALVTAIAAKNSPTKIKTFSIGFDDPRYDESQAAAEYAKILGTEHTEIMCSPKDALEMLPLLIKAYDEPFADSSALPSLLLNKVTKQHVTVALSGDGGDESFLGYNNFYALERFNRISRIPSALRKIAFGILSRLPGKASLKNKFKILGITDSDEFTLKRFIGYNSIQRKRKLTWVNKFYSEYKENSSNSLQRMADLNIKLWLENDSNTKVDRASMASSVEVRSPFLDYRIIEAARELPVSYRYGNGQRKKILKDILEDYIPKEVFTRPKKGFSIPLSKWIQQDLKQEFYEALTDSFFESIPNLNVKKARAYLEDHMSGKDDHSFNLWKLFVLSKWMKEFGFHNK
- a CDS encoding acyltransferase, with amino-acid sequence MFKRVRNLFRWYFMAPEKYARHVGVKMGERCRIATKYWGSEPYLIEIGNHVQVTEGVKFFNHGGGWVFREKHPKLDTFGKIRVGNNVYIGNNAIILPGVSISDNVIVGAGAVVTKSILEGDIVAGNPAKVVGTVRELESKILKYNVNTKGLTPDQKKAHLLSLDNEWFLKK
- a CDS encoding oligosaccharide repeat unit polymerase is translated as MFFEILIAILLALELVYVPTVLSSDFLGRVLVYVSVASGLFFLRKENQYALKRQYLKISNLFLIGFIIVHFQIYLDYVLGGYPDFGFDVMINDRLVPKASLISALALVSYYIGYLFASYFKTGTNHIQVNRISTVIHSNKGVLLLMVVFLLLFLFSANWDYFNGNYGSVSVGSLADYAQESLLLSMIGYVLLFVRNERLIGRMYGNFIFYIKSLGSTFLVICGIYLFLVLISGDRGPILQFGISLFGGYVLLAKRKMKFTVVLLFIFAGATFISLLGFVREIGNGTDFWGRVDKAYTLRETSSIQSSISPSTLELAGSVRTMHAAVDYAESRGHTNGLFQVFQVISIVPGAGTVVKYFTGMENTDFKSSAFLTRHILGANPDRGLGTTVVADIFLDFGTMGAVVIFFLFAWFIRYLEVNVYSAQFFRLSTLALFFIFLSQALYIGRSTILVLFNEVVFLYVLLKVGLFVNSFLGYKKVKVSDK